The genomic interval CTAAATATGAGGAGCTTCAGTCTAAATATGAAGTCAAGATTCATGAGATAGATCAGATGAAGGTTTCCTACCATCAACTTCAGGTTTCATATGAAGGAGACGTTTCTGCTCTGAGAGAGCAAGCAGAAGCAATTCTTTCACAGAATTCGATGAGGGACCTAAAAATTATCAACGACCTTGGAACTGAGAAGGACAATCTTCAAAATCAACTTTCTGCTTTCCAGCAAATGTTTTCAGCCCGTGAGCTCAACCACCAAACGGAGCTGGAAAATCTGCGAAAGGagctcagagagagagaggaaccAGGACCTCCAAGAAGGAAAGTGGCCAGGCGTCAGGTAAGACATGGGGAAAACAACACAACCCCTAAAAACATCATCCCTGACCCGTCATCCATGGATCTGGACTTCCTCTTAGAGGAAACCCTGTCTGAGGATTGTTAGGTACCTCATGCATCTCCTGAGGAGGTGAATGATTTTGTAGAGGAGATGCTGAGGGATTCACACATTCTGTATCAGAATCCCACGGTAGTGAAAAACCTCCGTCTGAAAACTCGGGTTAGAAAACATCGGAAGTCCAGATCCTGAACCTGTGGAGGTCAAGAGGTTCCTCAACAAGTGTGGAAAAGACACTGCACTCTCTGGGTCTCAAGAATCAGAAACAATGGGACAAATGCAAAGAGGCTACTAAAACAAGCAGAACCCTTTCAAAACCCTccaaatatttatcaaattatgcaccaaaaaaaataaataaataaccacatGGCTTAGCTGCAGCCACACAGAAAAGAGGTGGCAGTTCTTAACTGGGCGCCTCTTTCTGTAGGTTGTAGGTTCTCCCTGTGTTattgtgggttttctccgggtgctccagTTCCCACACTTAAATTAGGTAAATTGGCCAATATAAAGGATGTGCTAAAGAAAGGGCTTATTGATTTCAAAAACTGCTAAATGGCTCATATTTGATGTGCCATTTAAAGACACTGCAGCTCATACCTGGAATTGTTTGCAAAACTGGAATCTCCAGATACAGTTGCAGTCAAATTGAGCTTctttatacatattttacaaGGAGGTTCCTGCTTGACTCTCCTAATTATTCTCTACATGCCGAATTTGAGCTGCTACCTTCAGGCAGCccaaataaagaaaaggttGATAGGAAACGCTTTTATTAAGCAGACCATTTCATAAATTGTAAATATAATTGGAGTTGATTTTGatcttcagtttttaattgATATTTGTACataggttttttttacataatatatatatatatatatatataaaaataaaaaataaatatatttatataatctgCAATTACATATTACATATGTAATTGcagattatataaatatatcgACCTATGTATACATGTATGTATGGtacatgtatacatatatacacaatatgtgtatgtgtatatatacacacatacatatacatgtatgagtatatatatatatatatatatctgcatATATACACTCTTTGGGGCCTCCACTAGTGAGAGGGACACATCTTTCAGAGGGCTATTCAGTgatttatctttctctctcatctCTCCTTAGTAGCTGAAAATGCACCTTATCAATAACAGCCACAGTACAGAACCAGGGAACCGACTTTAGTTGTTAACACTTTATATTCACcgaatttaaatttttagctGCCAAACTCTGGTTGACGCAATAACCCTTAAATATCTGGGCTGATGTGAACAAGTAATGTTTGCTTCTACCTTGTCTTACTCTGTCACTTTCCCCTCAGACAGATGAATGTTATTAAGTTTCTGATAACAACACTTCAATACATTACCAATAATCATGATTACATAACACCTTCAAACttgatgaaaaaatatgtttatttcccCAAGATCAAATTTTACATGCTGATTCTTCTCTTGTGACAAATTGATGCCGATGGATTTTGCaagaatgaatggatgaaagaATGGAGGAAATGTTGGCGAATTCAGAACACATCAGACCAAGTGAAAGTACTTCCTCGTATTTTCCCTCCACCACAGAGTTTAATTACTCCTCCTGTTTCACCTGTAGCTTTGGAGGCTTTCCAAGTTCTTGACAGAAATTACACGGAATTATTTTTGCCACACCTGCAAACCGCTACTCACAAACGCTGTCAGGATTGTTATTAAGGTGGTTCTATTTCTATACTAGTTCATGTCCTTGTTCTAATTCAATTTGGCCAGCTGTCCAAATACTCCAGTATCATACCACTTATAGTCCAAACCAATACCAGGATGAAGAGGCTCAGTGAACGTGGTCCGGACTTCAAAGATTTGCAGCATTTGGTCGGAAGCTTGATAAAAACTCAGAATTCCTGCCTGGTAATCCAGGAACACGCCGATCTTTTTGGAGCAAGAGCCTGCTACTTTCACATTGACGTCATTGTGTCGAAACCTCAGGGTGTCTCCTGAGCACTCTAGAGCCCAAGACTTGTCGTTTCTCCCAAACTCTGACTCGTCCGACGTTCGGTTGGCGTTTCGGTAAGCTACGGCCGCAGAGAGGGTGCGCGCGTGccactccacctcccagtaacacTGCTCTGTTAAAGCCTCTTTGCAGAGGACCTGTGGGAACTTTATAAATCTGTTTGGATGAGAAGGAGAGGAGATGGGTGAAGGCCTCAATATACGGTTGTCGTCCATCAGGATGAGGTTAGGGTAGTTTGACGTGTCATCCAGGGTGAGGGGACGCCAATCTGCCAAGCAAAGCAGAAGTAGAGTCACCACAGTAATAATTATGACTATATTTGTGACCATTAAAGAAAGATATCTGTAGTTTGATTTCTTACAACGCAGAAACTCCTCTCTGCTGTTGGGTGCAGGCGGAAGGGAGAAGTCAACGTAAGAGACTGTGAGAAGACACAACAGTACTTTTTAAGCGGCACTGGAAGAAAGCAAATCTTAGACACACAGGAAGTCTACTTACCCGTAGTTGAGATCTTGCGCCACGACTCCTTCAGCAAAACGTCTGCTTTAGCTTTCAGCTCAGTCACACAGGCAGTCACGTCTGTGAAAGAACGTGGCGGACCGACACCCGGCGCAAAGTCTTGAAATGCAACGGAAATGGAGTTAAGCTGAAATGATATAGAGAAAGCAATTAACACTATCCAGGTAGAAACCAGCCTCTTGTTCTACCTTTTGTCTAGTACAGAGAGTCTGGATCCTCGGCGACTGAGAAACGATTCCTAGCTGGAGGCAAGGATTCTGTTGTCCGTGTCTTAAATTTGACCCAATTGCTAACGTTTGGCCGTGATGTATGTAATGCGCCAGTTCGACACGATGAAGCTTACCGtcaacaaccatcctccactgtgaaTTGAAATTTACCGAGCCGAATAAGacggctgttaatgttaattcaatatttggaagagtGGCCAACACGGACGTAAGGGGTTCCTTCACTTCCTCTAACGCCACTGccaaactacaggcagactacaattctagaACAGCGCAAaaaacttctccttctgttctgTAGAAATCCAGcacaatgggagaaagcccagacagAGCAGGGAGAGGAAATGAGAATCAAACAGAATTGTGTAGGACAGAAATGGCCAGGCTGCAAGTTAAAACAGTTGCTCTTTTATATCCTTAGGGaggcaaaaatattatttgaaaaagtcAACACTCATTGTGAGTGTTCATTGTAATCACAGAGGTATCATTTTGATTTACCggcacatatttaaaaaaaaaacaaatagcatCTAAAAGATGACATGTACCCTTTTTTATtaccactgaaaaaaaatctttgttgcCATGACAGTAACCAAACCCCAATTTCTGGCCAGTTTGTTCACTTTActacttatatattttttcatgtgTATCTTGGTTGATACAAGTCTTTAATGTTGGAAGAcatccttgccatcaccctaatctttaccTTTCACCATATATTCTCAAGCAGATTTAAGTCAAGGTTCTGGCTCAGCCGCTCCAAAACAAGTCGTTACTTGTCTTCCAGGTGCCTTTGTTGTAGAGAAAATCCCTCATTTCTGATTTGTCTCCCTTTAATTTGTACAGAATGATTAGGTGGcattagaaaatggaaaaatgctAAAGTGTCATTACAAATtaatacacatacacacacaaaaacggAAGCATAAAGAAAGCCTAaattctttcaaatgttttgacgTGCTAAACAGGCCAACGGAGCATGGCACCCTGCTGGGAGTTCGTTGGTGAGCCGGCTTTATTCAAgtcagaaggggaaaaaaaagaacttcagCAAGTGCACACAGGCCCGAACGCCGTCTATACCTGTGTCAGGGGGACGACGTCACCGCTGCTTGAAAGCCGCAGCAGTTGAGCGTCCCTCCCTCTCAGCTCGCCGAGctccttctccagctgctgcttcagctgcCCGGCCTGAGCGAGGGCGCTCCTCTCCTGGGCCTCGATCAGCTGCTCCAGCTTACTGCGCCTGTTCTGCACGGACGAGATCAGCTCGGAGAACGCCTCGGCGCAGCCTGCCTTGGAGGTCTGGGCGCTGCTCTGTCGGGACAAACGCGGCTGTTATTAAAGTGCGGTTACATTCATAAAAGCTACGCTGGATTCCCTTCCGGGGGAATCAATCAAACCTGCGGTTATTCTTTGCGCAAGTTAAAATGACACTCCTTTGATGGTTTGCTCATCTTTCGCCAGCAAATATTGCATGGCCCCAGTGTTATGTTTTGGGTTTGCTTTAATAAATGAGCTACAGTTGCAATTCTTTAAAACTCAAATTGGATAGCAGGTTGGATCAACTCTTGTTGATTACATTACAGTCTCTAAATGGTTGAGAAGAATTTCGAGAGTTTTTCTGCTCTCAACGACTCTCTCCAACCATGTAGGATTTCTCTCTGCTGCCATCAAGTGGCGGAAAGCAGACATTGTTACCTGTTAGACTCGATCTGGCACCGAATCAGACAAACTAAATACCCAATTACATTCCAGCTGACAGTTTTCAGCAATACATCACTGAGTCACGTCCGGGGGAGACGTGCTGTTCCTGCTTCGATCTTTGATCCGTACATTTCACAATAAAGATCAGTGTTTCTGTTACAGTTCTTTAACAGCGCATTCAGTTTTACTGGTTACACCtcttgaaacaaacaaacaataaaaaaagtctattttaattgttttggttttttattagGCTATACCTTAACATTTTTCTCTGCTTGTATGATCGTCTccagctcttcttctctttgctgGACTTTCTCTTGCACTTGCTTTCGAAGTTTCTCCAGCCGCTCCTGGAAGAAACCAGAAGGCTCCCACTGAATACCATTTGAATTGAACTGGGACACTTTAATCACACCATTTGTTTTCACCTTCGTTGTCTCCTTTAGCtccaaaacagacacaaacttGTGACCTTTATGTTTGTCCACCGTGCACTCGGTGCAGATGAGCTGCCCGTCCGTCTGGCAGCAGAGATCCAACAACTTCCGATGCTCGGCGCACACCTTGTCCCCTACTGGCACCGTAGCTGAGATCAGTTCATGCTTCTGCAACACGGGGACGGTGTAGTGAGGCTCAGCATGTTCGTCGCAGTAAGACGCCAAGCACGTCAAGCAGGACTTGGTGGCTCTGTTTCGTCCGAGGCTGCAAAAGTCGCAGGCGACGTCTGGCGGGGCGGCCAGGGTCAGAGACGGAGGCGGCGGTTGGGGATAACTCATCCTCAGCCTCTCCACAACCTGAAGAAGCAGGAAGGGAAGTCAGTTTGGACCAGGCAAGTGATAAAATTTGATTCTTAAGATACCCCTAAGAGATCTTCATAACATCACCTTCGTAAGATCTGCACAGCGCAGTTGGAGTCCAAACGTTTTGATAATTGAAGTTAAAAGTATGTCATAGATCCGAAACTAGACAAActgtgttttccacattttcctgATTAAAATCCACTTTGGATCAGATTCAGAACTTtcgaaaaatactttttcagcaacaaaaacacaatttgggTAAGTGTTTCTTTGGGGAAAGAAAAACTCACTGTATTTACACCAATTTAATAAATAACCTGAAAGCATTTTGCAGCACACCAAAGTCTATCTTGAATAAAAGTCACCGGAAAGACGTGCTTCTATTTGCTATGAAAGTGAAGAGAATTCAAAAAGCTTGGTTGCTAGAAGACGAACACTTTGTGTTGTACTTAACATTTTCCTTAGACAATCTTAAAATTTCCGTTATAAATTTCTGTCCGTCTGTATAGTTAACCAATGGTGTCGTGCCAAATTAGTATTTTCCACGAATTGTAGTCAGGAATCAAAATCAGCCCAGAGGCTGCAAATAGCCCTTGCAGGGGACTGTGGATATCCCTGATTTAGACGGTGCAGAGGCCCCCCTCACCTCAGCCAGCATGTTGTTTCTCTTCAGGACAGGCCTGGGATGGAAGGTCTCCCTGCACTGGGGGCAGCTGTATTCCCCCCCCTCACCCTGCCTGTCCCAGCAGCTCTCGATGCAGCCTCGGCAGTAACTGTGTCCGCAGTGGACGGTGACGGGTTCCTTCAGCAGACCCAGACAGACCGAGCAGCAGAACTGCTGACGGTCCAGACTGACTTCATACCGGCTGTCCTGCAGATCGTCCTCCTTACCGGCCATTCAGCTAAAAACGATGGCAACACTAGAGGAGCGGATCAGAGAGGTTTTCACAGCTTTGAATTGCCGGAGGAATAAATGGCGATGAGTAGAGAGGTTTCAATGTCCGAACTGCAATAACCATTTACTGGTTGTGCTGATAAAGTGTGCTGGGCTGATGGAGGCATTGCAAGAGTAATCAGTCTTAAGATAATGTTGATCATAAACGACTTCAGGGGAGATACATAGAACAAATACAGCACAGCACATAAAGTTGAGACAGTAAAACATATTCTGATAAGTTATGCTTCGATTTTCTGATTCTGCATGACCAAGCagattctgaaatgttttttttttaattattattatttatgagcTACTTGCTGATTCACAGTTATGAAATTTAAACGCTGACAAATTCCTTGAAGGCATTCCAAACTACACCCATGTTTTGGTCTGTATGTGCTCAAaggaaatgtgatttatttattttttcagcataagtttttcaacaaaattcaaatggcatagaaaaaaatgtgtaggaCATCGCTAGAAAACCTGGAGTCCTTAAATGATGGGAATGAAGCAAAGCTCCTGATAGCCATTCCTTTAGTTAAACTGGTAAAAGAAATTTGTGTCTCGTTTGGGCATCTTTatgcaaaacaacaactgtTGTCTATGGTCGATTTTACAGTCTGCTAACTTTGCCCAGAGCTccacctacaaaaaaaaatccctttaagGTTAATGATAGGAAAGTGAATTCCCATTATTACAGTacatcactttgtttttctatataaaaCTGAATCAGAATTTTAATGTGCATTGTGATTGGGCGTTATGAGATATATAATGTTGACAATGTATTTCAAAGCACTGATTGTTTTGTACAGAGCCCTGTTTAGCGGTGACATACCTGTATAAACCAAACTATGCTCACTATAATTGCTAAATTTCAGACTTACAGCAGAAGTGGActgaacatttccaaaagtGTACATCTGAGTAATACACCAATATCACTCAGACAgataataaagtatattttaacatttgtccCAGCTTAATAACTGATCACACACCGCTCTTTACCTAATCTTACTACTTAAACTATGGTGTTTACACCAACTTCAGCATCATTCTCTAGTTCTGTGTTACGCAGTGGCTTTTGTTCCAGCAGCACAATCAGGAACTGCGGCTGATATTTTTGGATGGTAGCTATTCTTGCATTGAATTGCTCTTTGTTTACCATCCTGTCAGCTGCTCTTTGTCGTATTTGGCCGGTGTTATGCCGAGAAACGCATGCCTGCCGAGAATTGCATCCCCTGTCGCGGGAGCGCGCATCGCTCTAAACTCTCgcattttaatgaggaaacggactgaaatatgaccgaagacgaaacttttaaagatattcgtAACATTATCACGTTTCTTAACGATGTAAGCCTTAAAACGGTGGGTTTTATATCGCAGATACAcatttattgagacaaatgagTCGAAAGAGTAATGTTAGTCGGCAGAGTAATGTTATATtaaaacctgcacaaacggagcactaacgatctagcccactttggtttgttttggagcgatatgggggggatggtgacgtcatcggccaaaattagaacttttaatatctcgaaAACGAAAGCTgtacaaacaaaaatttcaacggcacaaacctgcacaaacggagcactaacgatctagcccactttggtttgttttggagcgatatggggggatggtgaactctagatgacctaagaaataatttttaatatctcagaaaccaaaactgcacaaacgaaaatttcaactgcacaaacctgcacaaacggagcactaaccattcagactgctgaattttttgacgtgggtggggtgtcagcttcacGCAGCTATTCTCGGCAGGCATGCATTTCTCGGCATAACAACGGTAGAGTTAAGTTTCACTTTCCAGAGAAATCTCCCGTTCCCATTTGTCCAAATTCACTTACACACGTCAATACTATTAACAGTTTGCACAATAATAGCTTCTTCTagcacttttctttcttttgcagtCGTGCACGTTTTAAAACGAAACTGTAGTTCCACTTACTCAAGCTTCTTACACAAGGTGTCAATGTAACGACGACACAAACAAGAACAAGCAGTGAAGCCGCATCTTACTTTACCTGTCCGACTTTTGAAGGCTACGCTGTGAACGTCAGCAGCCACTTTTGTCAGCGAATGAACCGCAGTCTCCTCCGCAGGGCCGTAGAAACAAAGTCAGTGTTGCCAAAAAATGGGCGGGTTTCTAATACGCATagcacattaaaatatttttggaacacgaattcagaagaaaatgttcaaaagaacTTTTGGACACATTtggctgggaaaaaaaagggttCAGAGACCATTTTTGAATTGGTCATTGTGTGACAGAAGAGTACACAACTTTTAATAAGCTTTGTTATTACgcttatttttagaaatgtccAGAAAATGTCGAACGTGACACGTGAATTATTGTATTATCGATTATATTGTCTATTACGCGTCGTCAACCTTTGACCCGAAGCTCCCGGGAGGATTAAGAAAGACGAATGTGTCATTTCCATCAtcaatacttttaaaatatgtggaGACTGTTTTTGAAATGGTTGTGTGCCACTGGTCTAATCAGTGTAAAgaatctgtaaaaagaaaaaatgtttcccgGACTTGAACTTGAAACAAACAATAGAAAGCTGCAGGTGATTAGAGTTACCTGTTATACAACTGATGAGAGCGATATGAGTTACATAATATCACTCAAAATCTCTTCTGACAAAAGGGACTTAGGTCATTAATGTAGGAAGAagacaatatatttatttccacCAATTACATTGAAGTATTAGAAAGCCTGCTCacgtttaatttaaataaaagaaatattaaactcCCCTTTCCAGAAAAATAACACCACACTTCTTAAGAAGTAAATAAGCTTAAAAGACATTATGAGACAAAAAGTACCTTCAATATTGATTGTAGTTAAACAGTGAAGCAGGCGCAtggtatgcttttatttttgagaaactttattcaaataCCTTAAAAGGTGTGTTACTTTGTCAAAGTCAACAAACATagaataaatgtgcaaaaacaccAAGTCAGCAGCTTGAATTACTCACTAGTAAATTAGGCGAGAGAACTTACACCAAGTGTCATTTTTACAAAGAAGTTAAATAATATCTTCCACCAAAGTAACAGCAACAATAAACCCTGTCCGTCTTTAAAAGAATGTCCAGTTAATACAAGTAATACTATCACCAAAAGTGCATCAACAATTAGAGTATTTAGAAAAAGCGGTTGTAGTCTTTGTAAAGCACCATTACAAAAGcaggaattttttaaaaaagtaaaaaaaaaaaactgaggatGCCCCCTAGTGCTCAAAGCTCACCAATACAGGCTAAGAGTAGAAATTCACAAACCAGGTGTTTGTGCTGCGTTTGttctaaaaatataatgttATCTCTCATCAGCACTGGTTGGTGGCGCTACACCAAGAGCCACTGAAAGAAACGGCACAAAAACCTTAGAAGAAAACCAGTGCACCTacattcttcacaaaatgtaaaccaaaatggagtggcatcagattttagttgttgtaggatttctcttttatttctggTAAAAGACCTTGAGGGATTTCTCCTTGTACTTgcccatttgtttttgttctgctgacccagaatgccctgcgatataatttgcttcctgcttttggagccaTCTTTGGTCtgcgccagagttcacttcaaccaaaccaagaccTGGGTTTTTAGGCGGACCACAGTTCAATTGTGCACTCGCACCTCCCCAAACAGACCAGGCTCTCTAGATAAACAAAGTACAGTcggattaaagtggactaaacaagAGCCGGTGTGAACGCACGCTTAATTTTGTGGAAGCATCCTAAATGTACTTCTTTCCTTCATAACAGCTTCATAACTCTTCTCAATTGCCTCCATCGGAGTTTTCGCTTCCTTACATGCTTTCTGACCAATAACACTGCCTCGTACTCCTCCCGCGGCAGCTGCAGTTAATGTGGTGACGCCTGCCACCACTCCGGCAGCCACGACTGCCACCTCGCCTCCCACTGCAGCCGCTGCGGGTGCCATCGTAGTTAAGGTTTTCACGCGCTTCATCACTTCAGTGGGATTTTTCACAACTTTCATTACAACTTCCAATAGCGCTGCCACTCCAAAAAATGCCCCCAACAAAACACCGGTGGTAGTACCCGCTAACTGGATCAGAAATTCATTAGACACGAAAGTTTTAGCCTGCTTCCTGATCTCCTGTGGGGGTAAGTACACTGCCATCTCTCTAGAAATCTGCTTTTCTTGCTTCTGGATCCTTTCTTCTACGTGCCGCAGAACGTCATTGGTGTAGTAGGATCCGTTTTTTTCCACCATCATCCTGTCTACTGTCTGAAGGAATACCTCTAACTGGACCTGGTTGTTCCTGTAGCCATCTTGCCTGTCTCCGCTCCAGTGTTTATTATCAAACACGTGGCACCGACCTCCACACTTCTTCACAAGATTACTCAGATCCTCATTCTGTCTGACAAACTCTTCGATTTTCATCCCTTCTTTGAGCTGCTCGCCGTGAGTGAACACGATTACAGCATATTTCAGAGCATCCTCTGAGAAAATATCGCATAGTTCAGTGATAAGCTGTTGCTCTTGCTTGGTGAATCTGTCAACTCTAAGTAAAATGAGAAAGATGTGCGGTCCAGGTGCGCACTCCGTGAGGCAACTCATTATCTCCGGCTTCAGCTCCTCTTTCGACTTGTCGGTGTCGAAGAAACCAGGCGTGTCGATCAGAGTGAGGCTCCTCCCACTGACTGTTCTGGTCTCTGATTGACATGTATGTGTGCCTGAGTTAGGAGAATGGTATAAAGTAAAAAGTTCCTCCCCCAGGATGGTGTTGGCTAGGTGGCTTTTCCCAACTCCAGTTTTCCCCAGCAGAACGATCCTCGTTGGACTGGAGTCTGGAAAGATTCAGATTGAAGAAATGGATGCGGAATTAAATTTTAGTACTATTAAGTTTCCGTTGgtcttttaataaattatttttatcatattttcacAGATGGGAGAATACAATAGCACAGTTTCATTTCAATCTTACAGGTTTCCTATTGTCTATACTGACCCTGATGTCGATCACGCTCCAGATCATTTTCAGTACATCTGTTGTACTTTAGGTCTTCTTGGACAGATTTGAAGACCTGTAGAGGAAATATATCCCAGTTTAATACAAGTCCAAGGATCCACCACTTCAATACAAATATATACGAAATTATCAAAACTAATGGGGTCAATtgcatttacacacacaaatctAATGACATCCTATTTTTGTTACAAAGGTTGCAAAAACTGTTGCctcacatttttcataaaaaaaaccccacattgGTTCTTTCAGAAGGACTGTTTACAATGTTTAGATGTGCAtttatgagaatttttttttctatttttacaccAATGAATTTGTTAgatcagacactgatgttggacaggATGGTGAGCACTATTTCAGATATGCTGTGAGAataaaccccccaaaaaaatctacaaacagGCAGGATTTCCAcgaataatttggagttatgtttcacaagaaaaaaaaatctgtgaataggTGAATCCGCAAATACTGAACTGTGATCAGATGGGGTTTCACTGTGGTTAGGACTCAAAGAATGTGTCAAGAAACATCAATTGCTAAAATATTACTCTATATAGTTTAGCTTAATATGTCATCTGTTTAACTGTTAAAAAACCCATTTGGTGTGAATCACTCaaggaaaaaacatgtttattgtaCTTCACCTCTATAGCCTCTGGATCTGGTAGAACAAGGAGAACTTGAACTGGTGTGCTGGTGGTTCTCTCCTGTTCAAATTTAGAGATCTCCTCCAGTAAAACTCTGGCTACCAGAGGGTCTGGAAAACGCAGAGCAATGCCAGCCCCAAGTGCAGGTAGGGCTACAGATCCGAACCCTTTGCTCTCGCAGGAAGTCAGAATTTGGTTGATGCCCAGACGGAGAACCTGTAAAAATGAGAATTAGAAACAAGctgaacattatttttaaccGATCCAGACAGACTAATTGTGGTAAAAATGCTCAGTTATCTCACCTGAACCGCGGTTCCATCGTCTTCTTCATCCCACTGAACAAGGTTGAGGAAGAACACGGCACCAAAAGGAACGCCGGTCAAATTTTCCTCTAGTATGAAGTCACCAGGCCCCATTTCACCTTCTTCTGACTTCTGTGCAACCCTTTGAGTCACATGACGACCAATTGCTTTACTGAGAACGTTTCCAACACGAGTAGACAGAGGATCGTTGAAGACCATTGGAGATACCACTGCATCTGTCTACAAACAGTTCAAAACCAAAGGTTACGGACTCGCTAACGGTGCCACAACACCGGAATAATCAATTCACTTTAGAGAAGATAAACTTAAAATTAAGGAATTCTCACCTGCTGGCTTTCAATGGTCCCCTGAACAATCTCGACCTGGACAAGGCCTTTGGGAGCTCCGGCTGTGGCTGCATTTtgtccatcagaaccaaactcCCTTTCAAGTGAATCTTTGTGTTCTGTAGGGTGGGCAGCACTTTGCCCCAGAAAATGCCTGTCGCATGCTTCTTGCAAGGCCCTCACCACCTCTCCTCTGTCATCTATCAGTGAAATTGTCTTAAGACTTTTCCCACCCTGGTTACAGAATTCCTTGA from Gambusia affinis linkage group LG18, SWU_Gaff_1.0, whole genome shotgun sequence carries:
- the LOC122819852 gene encoding uncharacterized protein LOC122819852 isoform X2; its protein translation is MGESYQYPVYFQCRTLLVGKNRNKTERYFRVQRHSGGGECGPLTTVADNVYSIAFRNQKDQQEVLKRSKHEVELTDGRLVFTVRANLSPPSSSHDITAAEPAEDQQSIPEITAPLSGNEVEEQPEEHKLPALKDSHDAEELLASGFYPAEHYQKEEETLVRRLSQTDAVGEVSYWRGEEDQQCGGTPDLSHKDLHEVAAQHYKDEVSRARTAVVAGALVKTEMLDMEDKPCLVERLGTLYLAEKPAVATYDLTDDLQLMVYQEDITTFGADALVNSSNEDLNHCEGIAAALTQAGGPDVQFEIDSLRKGKGQIPTGEVVVTIGGNLPCKRLLHAVGPVAGKAAGEERVLLERTVRSALNLAELMKFKTIAMPCIGSGVFGIPVTVCSDAIVCAVKEFCNQGGKSLKTISLIDDRGEVVRALQEACDRHFLGQSAAHPTEHKDSLEREFGSDGQNAATAGAPKGLVQVEIVQGTIESQQTDAVVSPMVFNDPLSTRVGNVLSKAIGRHVTQRVAQKSEEGEMGPGDFILEENLTGVPFGAVFFLNLVQWDEEDDGTAVQVLRLGINQILTSCESKGFGSVALPALGAGIALRFPDPLVARVLLEEISKFEQERTTSTPVQVLLVLPDPEAIEVFKSVQEDLKYNRCTENDPTRIVLLGKTGVGKSHLANTILGEELFTLYHSPNSGTHTCQSETRTVSGRSLTLIDTPGFFDTDKSKEELKPEIMSCLTECAPGPHIFLILLRVDRFTKQEQQLITELCDIFSEDALKYAVIVFTHGEQLKEGMKIEEFVRQNEDLSNLVKKCGGRCHVFDNKHWSGDRQDGYRNNQVQLEVFLQTVDRMMVEKNGSYYTNDVLRHVEERIQKQEKQISREMAVYLPPQEIRKQAKTFVSNEFLIQLAGTTTGVLLGAFFGVAALLEVVMKVVKNPTEVMKRVKTLTTMAPAAAAVGGEVAVVAAGVVAGVTTLTAAAAGGVRGSVIGQKACKEAKTPMEAIEKSYEAVMKERSTFRMLPQN